The Raoultibacter phocaeensis genome contains a region encoding:
- the fabZ gene encoding 3-hydroxyacyl-ACP dehydratase FabZ, producing the protein MESIHYPCGASVIEAVLPHRDPFVWLTRVLACDPGVSIEAELDVDENLPVFKGHFPEHPVLPGVIIMEALAQAASFCVLVGRSDAGAIGFLTGIDHAKFRRQVQPGETVRLAARIVKSSSRMCVAEVEASVDGAVCASATQKYVLDKAPSGM; encoded by the coding sequence ATGGAGTCGATACACTATCCTTGCGGCGCATCGGTCATCGAAGCCGTGTTGCCGCATCGCGATCCGTTCGTCTGGCTTACGCGCGTGCTCGCCTGCGATCCCGGCGTATCGATCGAAGCCGAACTCGACGTCGACGAGAACCTCCCCGTGTTCAAAGGGCATTTCCCCGAGCATCCGGTACTGCCGGGCGTGATCATCATGGAAGCGCTTGCGCAGGCGGCATCGTTTTGCGTGCTCGTAGGGAGAAGCGATGCGGGAGCCATCGGGTTTCTGACGGGCATCGACCATGCGAAGTTTCGCCGTCAGGTGCAACCGGGCGAGACGGTGCGCCTTGCGGCCCGCATCGTGAAATCGTCGTCGCGCATGTGCGTAGCCGAGGTCGAGGCGAGCGTGGATGGCGCCGTGTGCGCGAGCGCGACGCAGAAGTACGTGCTCGACAAAGCGCCGAGCGGGATGTAA
- the accD gene encoding acetyl-CoA carboxylase, carboxyltransferase subunit beta gives MGRRKRQDYITIPHQGIRPEWVQGVSTEELLAANGTNVGALGTVEIAYSLASIAQELERDRASAEKDARALRVVVAGYGENAKRTIRACLDAGLEAYAVYAGEDEQAAYVRAATGAEKIGETFSEALFCNSHALLSACDACGARAVLALDAALGTDQHFCGLAAARGIKVFRAITPSVPVRGWLVCEGTPLVRETAWKKCPHCGLMFDVATLVAGHYECPSCGGLYRMSSSERICDLFDAGSFEEWERGLPQTDPLDFPGYRDKLASACEQTGLDDAVRCGSGAIAGMRMAIAIMDARFFMGSMGSVVGEKIARTVERATRESLPLVIFTASGGARMQEGIVSLMQMAKVSCALSAHGEAGLLYVSVLTDPTTGGVTASFAMQGDIVLAEPGALVGFAGQRVIRDTIKQELPDGFQSAEFALEHGLIDAVVPRAELREKLAHIVAIHEASSRRCALEDGAVVSYAAVCENLSSEGGTYNTVTYGKLPQLRRAFTAASQRFIPAKPKQAKRSPFGRSKAQRASERRLATLLSGGFYAEDGMLFDEADEFGPAAEKRARTKDRSARASCANTPPASSDNRAWESVQLARNTKRPTAMAYVRGFVDGFIELHGDRSFADDGAVVGGIGWIGGHPVTVIVQEKGADLKERLARNFGCPQPEGYRKSLRLMRQAEKFGRSVVCIVDTQGALCGTEAEQRGAGNAIADNLLAMAGLRVPIVSVLVGEGGSGGALALALADRVAMQEHAVYSVLSPEGFASILWKDRTRAPEAAAVMKMSAREAHELGVVDAVLSEGQGPAHENPDVAIAVVRGYLVRALDELEGLPASQLVEARYARFRSL, from the coding sequence GTGGGTAGGCGGAAGCGTCAGGACTACATAACAATTCCCCATCAGGGGATAAGACCCGAATGGGTGCAGGGCGTCTCGACCGAGGAGCTGCTTGCCGCAAACGGCACGAACGTCGGCGCGCTCGGCACCGTCGAGATAGCTTACAGCCTCGCCTCCATCGCACAAGAGCTCGAGCGCGACCGCGCAAGCGCTGAGAAGGATGCTCGGGCTTTGCGCGTCGTCGTCGCCGGATACGGCGAGAACGCGAAACGCACGATCCGCGCGTGCCTCGATGCGGGACTTGAGGCCTATGCGGTCTATGCCGGGGAAGACGAGCAGGCGGCGTACGTGCGCGCTGCGACCGGTGCCGAGAAGATCGGCGAGACGTTTTCCGAAGCGCTTTTCTGCAACAGCCATGCGCTCCTGTCCGCATGCGACGCATGCGGTGCGCGCGCGGTGCTTGCCCTCGATGCGGCGCTCGGGACCGACCAGCATTTCTGCGGCCTTGCTGCCGCACGGGGCATCAAGGTGTTTCGAGCGATCACGCCTTCGGTGCCCGTGCGGGGGTGGCTTGTGTGCGAAGGCACTCCGCTCGTCCGCGAAACGGCCTGGAAGAAGTGCCCCCATTGCGGTCTTATGTTCGACGTGGCGACGCTTGTCGCCGGGCACTACGAGTGCCCTTCGTGCGGGGGCCTGTACCGCATGTCATCGTCGGAGCGCATCTGCGACCTCTTCGATGCGGGAAGCTTCGAGGAATGGGAGCGCGGTCTTCCCCAAACCGACCCGCTCGATTTTCCCGGATACCGCGACAAGCTCGCCTCCGCGTGCGAGCAGACCGGGCTCGACGACGCCGTGAGGTGCGGATCGGGTGCGATCGCCGGTATGCGCATGGCGATCGCCATCATGGATGCGCGCTTCTTCATGGGTTCGATGGGCTCGGTTGTCGGTGAGAAAATCGCACGTACCGTCGAGCGGGCAACGCGGGAGAGCCTGCCGCTTGTGATTTTCACCGCTTCGGGCGGCGCGCGCATGCAGGAGGGGATCGTATCGCTCATGCAGATGGCGAAGGTGTCCTGCGCGCTTTCGGCTCACGGTGAAGCGGGGCTTCTCTACGTTTCAGTGCTCACCGACCCCACGACAGGCGGTGTGACCGCCTCGTTCGCCATGCAGGGCGATATCGTGTTGGCCGAACCGGGGGCCCTTGTCGGGTTCGCGGGGCAGCGCGTCATCCGCGATACGATCAAGCAGGAGCTGCCCGACGGGTTCCAAAGTGCCGAGTTCGCCCTTGAGCACGGGCTCATCGATGCGGTCGTACCGCGCGCCGAGCTGCGCGAGAAGCTCGCCCATATCGTTGCCATCCACGAGGCGTCGTCTCGTCGCTGCGCGCTTGAGGACGGGGCGGTGGTGAGCTATGCGGCGGTGTGCGAGAACCTGAGCAGCGAGGGCGGAACGTACAACACGGTGACGTACGGCAAGCTTCCGCAGCTGAGACGCGCATTCACCGCAGCCTCGCAGCGCTTCATACCCGCGAAGCCAAAGCAGGCTAAGCGCAGCCCGTTCGGTAGATCCAAAGCGCAGCGCGCGTCCGAAAGGCGGCTTGCCACGCTTTTGAGCGGGGGATTCTATGCGGAAGACGGCATGCTTTTCGACGAGGCAGACGAATTCGGACCTGCTGCGGAAAAGCGAGCGCGCACGAAGGACCGCAGCGCACGGGCCTCCTGCGCAAACACGCCGCCTGCCAGCTCGGACAACCGTGCATGGGAAAGCGTGCAGCTTGCGCGCAACACCAAACGCCCGACGGCGATGGCGTACGTGCGCGGGTTCGTCGACGGGTTCATCGAGCTGCATGGCGACCGTTCGTTTGCCGATGACGGAGCTGTCGTGGGCGGCATCGGTTGGATCGGCGGCCATCCCGTAACGGTGATCGTTCAAGAAAAAGGTGCCGATCTCAAGGAGCGTCTCGCCCGCAATTTCGGATGCCCTCAGCCCGAAGGCTACCGCAAATCGCTTCGGCTCATGCGTCAGGCGGAGAAGTTCGGCCGTTCGGTCGTCTGCATCGTCGACACGCAGGGGGCGCTCTGCGGGACTGAGGCCGAACAGCGGGGGGCGGGCAACGCGATTGCCGACAACCTGCTTGCCATGGCGGGGCTGCGCGTGCCCATCGTGAGCGTGCTCGTAGGCGAAGGCGGCAGCGGTGGGGCGCTTGCGCTCGCGCTTGCGGACCGGGTTGCTATGCAGGAGCACGCCGTGTACTCCGTGCTTTCCCCCGAGGGGTTCGCGTCGATCCTCTGGAAGGATCGCACCCGCGCGCCCGAGGCGGCTGCAGTGATGAAGATGAGCGCCCGCGAAGCGCACGAGCTCGGCGTGGTGGATGCGGTGCTATCCGAGGGGCAGGGTCCCGCTCACGAGAATCCCGATGTCGCCATCGCTGTCGTGCGGGGCTATCTCGTGCGCGCGCTCGATGAACTCGAGGGGCTCCCGGCTTCCCAATTGGTCGAAGCGCGGTATGCGCGCTTCCGCTCGCTCTGA
- a CDS encoding PTS sugar transporter subunit IIC/EAL domain-containing protein: MFETINAWFARLEDVMAFQAIRQGLILTIPVLLIGSFSLIFLNLPIDPYRDLLASLPWFESVLDISYAATMGIFSLYVSVAIALRYAQAYAERYGSFFVQGAPFAALAAYLMFVGFGTEAFDNAVLSTRSLFIAIVCGLVSSMLYCRLMRMRANKRLYGDSIDGVFNQAVSGLIPIACTIALFAVVEATAVALGGAGSVEELFFHGVSALFPLANADAASGLLYLLMNNVMWFFGIHGGNMLDGVAQSVFVPGTAANAASIAAGGEAVQIVTKTFFDVFASIGGAGALLSLLIAILLFGKRRNVRRLSAFATVPMVFNISEIMMFGLPVVWNPALFVPFIAVPLVNMAISYAAMATGLVPPVVVDVSWTTPPIVGGYIATGSVTGAVLQVVNLAVGALVYLPFLRRYERVADERDRTEYRSLLERFQEAERGQREVELISASGALGGVARSLAEDVRKAVTDRSFSLYYQPQFDTSGCAVGAEALLRFEHPTYGMVYPPLMIELAQEAGVLDELERAVFERALDDAAVLEDMARRGMLHAGFSVSVNASARMLQNEACVDFIIAAVRFRALDEGRIVVEATEREALVWDAGASALLKRLDDAGIPLAIDDFSMGRTSFQYLETSVFTVVKLDGTIAKGVMENERYAEIVASITRLSEQLGFTVLAEYVETEEQRARLEELGCSYFQGYLYAPALPFDEMVERVRQTN, encoded by the coding sequence GTGTTCGAGACAATCAACGCGTGGTTTGCGCGGCTTGAGGATGTGATGGCGTTTCAGGCCATACGCCAGGGTCTCATCCTCACGATACCCGTTTTGCTCATCGGCTCGTTCAGCCTCATCTTCCTCAACCTCCCGATCGACCCGTACCGCGATCTCCTTGCATCCCTGCCGTGGTTCGAAAGCGTGCTCGACATCTCGTATGCCGCCACCATGGGCATTTTCTCGCTCTACGTTTCGGTCGCTATCGCGTTGCGCTACGCGCAGGCCTATGCCGAACGGTACGGAAGCTTTTTCGTGCAGGGGGCGCCGTTCGCCGCACTGGCGGCGTACCTCATGTTCGTCGGGTTCGGCACCGAGGCGTTCGACAACGCGGTGCTCAGCACCCGCTCTCTCTTCATCGCGATCGTGTGCGGGCTCGTCTCGTCGATGCTGTACTGCAGGCTCATGCGCATGCGCGCGAACAAGCGGCTCTACGGCGACAGCATCGACGGCGTGTTCAACCAAGCGGTCTCGGGGCTTATTCCCATTGCCTGCACCATCGCCTTGTTCGCCGTCGTCGAGGCGACGGCGGTCGCGCTCGGCGGCGCGGGAAGCGTCGAGGAGCTGTTCTTCCACGGCGTAAGCGCGCTGTTCCCCTTGGCGAACGCCGATGCTGCGAGCGGGCTCCTGTACCTGCTCATGAACAACGTCATGTGGTTCTTCGGCATCCATGGCGGCAACATGCTCGACGGGGTGGCGCAGAGCGTCTTCGTGCCGGGGACCGCTGCGAATGCCGCGTCGATTGCAGCCGGGGGCGAAGCGGTCCAGATCGTCACCAAGACGTTCTTCGACGTGTTCGCCTCGATCGGCGGGGCCGGGGCGCTGCTTTCGCTGCTCATCGCCATTCTTCTGTTCGGAAAGCGCAGAAACGTACGCCGCCTTTCGGCGTTCGCTACCGTTCCCATGGTGTTCAACATTTCGGAAATCATGATGTTCGGTCTGCCCGTCGTATGGAACCCGGCGCTGTTCGTGCCGTTCATCGCCGTGCCGCTTGTGAACATGGCCATTTCGTATGCGGCCATGGCAACAGGGCTCGTGCCGCCTGTCGTCGTCGACGTATCGTGGACGACGCCGCCTATTGTGGGCGGCTACATCGCAACCGGCTCCGTTACCGGTGCCGTGCTGCAGGTTGTCAATCTTGCGGTGGGGGCGCTTGTGTACCTTCCGTTTTTGCGCCGCTATGAGCGGGTTGCCGACGAGCGCGACCGCACGGAGTACCGCAGCCTGCTTGAGCGGTTCCAGGAGGCCGAGCGCGGGCAGCGCGAGGTCGAGCTGATATCCGCATCGGGAGCGCTCGGGGGCGTTGCCCGCTCGCTTGCCGAAGATGTTCGCAAAGCCGTTACGGACCGTTCGTTTTCGCTGTACTACCAGCCGCAATTCGACACGTCCGGTTGCGCGGTGGGCGCTGAAGCACTGCTGCGCTTCGAGCATCCGACCTATGGCATGGTGTACCCGCCGCTCATGATCGAGCTTGCGCAGGAGGCGGGCGTGCTCGACGAGCTCGAACGGGCGGTGTTCGAACGAGCTTTGGACGACGCAGCCGTTCTCGAGGATATGGCGAGGCGCGGTATGCTGCACGCGGGCTTTTCGGTCAGCGTGAACGCCTCGGCGCGCATGCTGCAAAACGAGGCGTGCGTCGATTTCATCATCGCGGCTGTACGCTTTCGCGCGCTTGACGAAGGGCGCATCGTGGTTGAGGCTACCGAGCGCGAGGCGCTTGTGTGGGATGCGGGAGCGTCGGCGTTGCTCAAGCGCCTCGATGATGCGGGAATACCGCTTGCCATCGATGATTTCTCGATGGGCCGCACCTCGTTTCAGTACCTCGAAACGAGCGTGTTTACGGTAGTGAAGCTCGACGGTACGATTGCGAAAGGCGTCATGGAAAACGAGCGCTATGCCGAAATCGTAGCGTCGATCACCCGGCTTTCCGAACAGCTGGGCTTTACCGTACTCGCCGAGTACGTCGAAACCGAAGAACAGCGCGCCCGTCTCGAAGAGCTGGGTTGCTCGTATTTCCAGGGGTACCTGTACGCCCCGGCGCTGCCCTTCGACGAGATGGTCGAGCGGGTGCGGCAGACGAATTGA
- a CDS encoding DUF1847 domain-containing protein: MDEREEKVTGRFAEGDVRSCANCAVVACDDDGAGHAFPDFCMTERTSGDVFDEALSLYRDDPETSRIFQAAAEIEGRYYGRLTRVEEVMVFARRIGARRIGIATCTGLLDESQAFAKILRAKGFEEVCAVACKVGKIDKVEAGISDGVKVHPGCFEPTCNPIVQAKILNEANTDLNVIVGLCVGHDTLFIKHSEAPVTYLIVKDRVLAHNPAAALYTRGSYYGRLMAPDLPKPRP, from the coding sequence ATGGATGAGCGCGAAGAAAAGGTGACGGGACGGTTCGCTGAAGGCGACGTGCGCAGCTGCGCGAACTGCGCGGTTGTGGCCTGCGACGACGACGGGGCGGGTCACGCGTTTCCCGATTTCTGCATGACCGAGCGCACATCAGGTGACGTGTTCGACGAAGCCCTTTCGCTTTACCGAGACGATCCCGAGACCTCGCGCATCTTTCAGGCGGCGGCCGAGATCGAAGGAAGGTACTACGGCAGGCTTACGCGCGTTGAGGAGGTCATGGTGTTCGCGCGGCGCATCGGGGCCCGCAGGATCGGCATCGCCACCTGCACGGGTTTGCTTGACGAGTCGCAGGCGTTCGCGAAGATCCTGCGGGCGAAAGGGTTCGAAGAGGTATGCGCCGTCGCCTGCAAGGTAGGCAAGATCGACAAGGTCGAGGCGGGTATTTCCGACGGGGTGAAGGTGCATCCCGGATGCTTCGAGCCCACGTGCAACCCCATCGTTCAGGCGAAGATATTGAACGAGGCGAATACCGACCTCAATGTGATCGTCGGCCTTTGCGTCGGCCACGACACGCTGTTCATCAAGCATTCCGAGGCCCCCGTAACCTACCTGATCGTGAAGGACCGTGTGCTCGCCCATAATCCTGCGGCTGCCCTCTATACGCGAGGATCGTATTACGGCCGCCTTATGGCCCCTGACCTTCCCAAGCCGCGCCCGTGA
- a CDS encoding GIY-YIG nuclease family protein: MKKVTSNAAEEDLSGGARRDEPDGPAKPVKPAKSAKPAKPAKPAKPAKPAKPAKPADFAKHYLYVLECSDGTLYTGYTVDIEQRVAAHSEGRGAKYTRSHRPVKLIASAEFETKHAAMSAEYRFKRLSRAEKLSLLDKGTRFPFEHVLEERFGISDMESGAL, from the coding sequence GTGAAAAAAGTGACGAGTAACGCCGCAGAGGAAGACTTGTCGGGTGGGGCTCGGCGTGACGAACCCGATGGGCCTGCCAAGCCCGTGAAACCCGCGAAATCCGCGAAACCCGCCAAACCCGCCAAACCCGCCAAGCCCGCTAAGCCCGCTAAGCCCGCCAAACCCGCAGACTTCGCCAAGCACTACCTCTACGTGCTTGAGTGCTCAGACGGTACGCTGTACACGGGCTATACGGTCGATATCGAGCAGCGCGTTGCCGCCCACAGCGAGGGGAGAGGTGCGAAATACACCCGCTCGCACAGGCCGGTGAAGCTTATCGCTTCGGCCGAGTTCGAAACGAAGCATGCGGCCATGAGCGCAGAATACCGTTTCAAACGGCTTTCCCGTGCAGAGAAGCTTTCGCTTCTCGACAAAGGCACGCGTTTTCCGTTCGAACACGTGCTCGAAGAGCGGTTCGGCATCAGTGATATGGAATCGGGGGCATTGTAG
- a CDS encoding YaiI/YqxD family protein, giving the protein MPHSEHKQGIRPTIIIDADACPVTAEALAVARKRGLPVLIAGNSTQNLARHIRRGDPRKDTGGFWADTLAVGVGADSADFAIVERLQPGDIVVTQDIGLAAMVLGRSAHAIGVRGRVYTRATIDMDMEIRHQEKKIRRQGGRTKGPAAFTDEDRERFAANLDRLVEESVRCRGPRG; this is encoded by the coding sequence ATGCCGCACAGCGAACATAAGCAGGGCATCCGCCCTACGATCATCATCGATGCCGACGCATGCCCGGTAACGGCCGAAGCGCTCGCGGTCGCCCGCAAGCGGGGCCTGCCTGTGCTGATTGCCGGCAACTCGACGCAGAATCTCGCCCGCCACATCCGCCGAGGCGACCCGCGCAAGGACACCGGCGGCTTCTGGGCAGATACGCTCGCCGTCGGCGTCGGTGCGGATTCGGCCGATTTCGCCATCGTGGAACGGCTGCAACCGGGAGACATCGTGGTCACGCAGGACATCGGGCTTGCCGCCATGGTGCTGGGACGCAGCGCACATGCCATCGGCGTGCGCGGACGCGTGTACACGCGCGCGACCATCGATATGGATATGGAAATTCGCCACCAGGAAAAGAAGATCCGCCGACAAGGCGGACGCACGAAAGGACCCGCCGCGTTCACCGACGAAGACCGCGAACGGTTTGCCGCCAATCTCGATCGTCTGGTGGAAGAATCGGTGAGATGCCGGGGTCCGCGCGGGTAA
- the htpG gene encoding molecular chaperone HtpG, with product MRKFKTESKKLLDLMINSIYTNKEIFLRELISNASDAVDKLYFRSLTDSDVTISKDDLAIRVSFDKAARTITVSDNGIGMSKDELDKNLGTIAHSDSLEFKAENADTQGEDIDIIGQFGVGFYSGFMVASNVTVVSRAYGSDEAYSWESDGIEGYTITQAERASHGTDVILTLKEDTDEDDYDTFLSEYKLKSLIKRYSNYVRYPVQMEVEKTRELPKPDDADEDYKPEYEQYRELDTINSMIPIWKRPKSEVTQEEYNEFYKSDFHDFADPVRTITVHAEGSFSYDALLFVPGRVPFDLYSKEYKKGLALYSSNVLIMEKCEELVPDYFNFVRGVVDSQDLTLNISRETLQHNSQLKAIAKRIEKKIKSDLADMRDTDREGYEEFFTNFGRGIKYGIYSSYGMKKDELADLLLFYSAKQEKMITLAEYAAAMPEGQESFFYAAGDSIERLAKMPIVSTVLKKGYDVLLCTEDVDEFCMSAMADYAVADADDPDSLTALPLKNVAGGNLGLETEEEKEAAEAVAKENEGLFEAMKESLGDKVTKVAVSTRLTDSPVALTAEGPISLEMERVLAGAPGNDDVRSERVLEVNAEHPIFTVLKHAQEAGDADKVKLYTDILYNQALLVEGMPIDDPVAYAQAVSKLMV from the coding sequence ATGCGCAAGTTCAAAACCGAGAGCAAGAAACTGCTCGACCTGATGATCAATTCGATCTACACGAACAAGGAGATTTTCCTTCGCGAGCTCATCTCCAACGCGTCGGACGCGGTTGACAAACTCTACTTCAGGAGTCTGACCGATTCCGATGTCACGATCTCGAAGGACGATCTTGCTATCCGCGTTTCGTTTGACAAGGCGGCCCGCACGATCACCGTGTCTGACAACGGCATCGGCATGTCGAAAGACGAACTCGACAAGAACCTCGGTACGATCGCGCATTCAGACAGCCTCGAGTTCAAGGCCGAGAACGCCGATACGCAGGGCGAGGACATCGATATCATAGGGCAGTTCGGCGTTGGTTTTTACTCGGGCTTCATGGTGGCATCGAACGTCACGGTCGTTTCGCGAGCATACGGCTCAGACGAAGCGTACTCGTGGGAAAGCGACGGCATCGAGGGCTACACCATCACGCAAGCCGAGCGGGCAAGCCACGGCACCGATGTCATCCTCACGCTCAAAGAGGACACCGACGAAGACGACTACGACACCTTCCTTTCGGAGTACAAGCTCAAAAGCCTCATCAAACGCTACAGCAACTACGTACGCTACCCCGTGCAGATGGAAGTGGAGAAGACCCGCGAGCTTCCCAAGCCCGACGATGCGGATGAGGATTACAAGCCCGAATACGAGCAGTACCGCGAGCTCGACACCATCAATTCGATGATACCCATCTGGAAACGTCCTAAATCCGAAGTAACGCAAGAGGAGTACAACGAGTTCTATAAATCGGATTTCCACGATTTCGCCGATCCTGTGCGTACGATCACGGTGCATGCGGAGGGTTCGTTCTCCTACGATGCGCTCCTGTTCGTTCCCGGGCGCGTACCGTTCGACCTGTACAGCAAAGAGTACAAGAAGGGACTCGCCCTCTACAGCTCCAACGTGCTCATCATGGAAAAGTGCGAGGAGCTCGTACCCGACTACTTCAACTTCGTGCGCGGCGTGGTGGACAGCCAGGACTTGACGCTCAACATCTCGCGCGAGACGCTGCAGCACAACAGCCAGCTCAAAGCCATTGCAAAACGCATCGAGAAGAAGATCAAATCCGATCTGGCTGACATGCGCGACACCGACCGCGAAGGCTACGAGGAGTTCTTCACGAACTTCGGGCGCGGTATCAAGTACGGTATCTATTCGAGCTACGGCATGAAGAAAGACGAGCTTGCCGACCTTCTGCTGTTCTATTCGGCCAAGCAGGAAAAGATGATCACGCTTGCCGAGTACGCCGCCGCTATGCCCGAGGGCCAGGAATCGTTCTTCTACGCGGCGGGCGATTCGATCGAGCGCTTGGCGAAGATGCCCATTGTGTCCACGGTGCTCAAAAAAGGCTACGACGTGCTTCTGTGCACCGAGGACGTCGACGAGTTCTGCATGTCCGCCATGGCCGATTATGCGGTGGCCGATGCCGACGATCCCGATTCGCTTACCGCTCTGCCGCTCAAGAACGTCGCAGGCGGCAACCTCGGGCTTGAGACCGAGGAGGAGAAGGAGGCGGCTGAGGCCGTTGCCAAGGAGAACGAGGGTCTGTTCGAGGCCATGAAGGAATCGCTCGGTGACAAGGTGACGAAGGTGGCGGTATCCACGCGCCTGACCGATTCGCCGGTGGCGCTTACCGCCGAGGGTCCGATTTCGCTTGAGATGGAACGCGTGTTGGCGGGCGCTCCCGGCAACGACGACGTGAGGTCGGAGCGCGTGCTCGAGGTGAACGCCGAGCATCCCATCTTCACCGTGCTCAAACACGCTCAGGAGGCGGGCGACGCGGATAAGGTGAAGCTCTACACCGATATCCTCTACAACCAGGCGCTCCTCGTTGAAGGTATGCCGATCGACGATCCGGTTGCCTACGCGCAGGCGGTCTCCAAGCTCATGGTGTAA
- a CDS encoding pentapeptide repeat-containing protein: protein MPDAPRIPETLNQTLDLIEATVDERDAERPAYSLLVEGQVAEGADLARLELSSSRVLRCSFLASDFSNTTFENVAFEQCDFSNSDFSSSYFLRCSFSSCRFVGADFSDAVFKHVAACDSTLQYATFSRGGFDTCSFDSCDFSQASISEAELKRFEITRSRFTNVDLFRTSLRDVDLSDNDITGFLVSDTMHEFHGCIMDPYQAASVARKLGIVVKE from the coding sequence GTGCCCGATGCACCCCGCATTCCCGAAACCCTGAATCAAACACTCGATCTGATCGAGGCAACCGTCGATGAGCGCGATGCGGAGCGACCTGCGTACTCCCTGCTCGTCGAGGGACAGGTTGCGGAAGGGGCCGACCTTGCACGGCTTGAGCTTTCTTCGTCGCGAGTGCTCCGGTGCTCGTTTCTCGCTTCGGATTTCTCGAACACCACGTTCGAGAACGTTGCCTTCGAGCAGTGCGATTTCTCGAATTCCGATTTCTCGTCCTCGTATTTCCTGAGATGCTCGTTTTCTTCGTGTCGGTTCGTCGGCGCCGATTTTTCGGATGCCGTATTCAAACATGTGGCCGCATGCGATTCCACCCTCCAGTACGCGACTTTCTCGCGGGGCGGTTTCGATACGTGCAGCTTCGATTCGTGCGACTTCTCGCAGGCTTCGATTTCCGAAGCCGAGCTCAAGCGCTTCGAGATAACCCGGTCGAGGTTCACGAACGTCGATCTGTTCCGAACGAGTTTGCGCGATGTCGATCTGTCGGACAACGACATTACGGGCTTTCTCGTTTCCGATACCATGCACGAGTTCCACGGGTGCATCATGGATCCGTATCAGGCCGCATCGGTGGCGCGCAAACTCGGGATTGTCGTGAAGGAGTAG
- a CDS encoding M42 family metallopeptidase: protein MKKKDVKFLKRMLETPSPTGSEEAVAAIVRERLSDSADEIETNVLGSVHATLKGTGAGPSVMLAAHMDEIGLMVTYVSDEGYLSVSAIGGVDAAILPGMRVDVHTFEGALRGVVGRKPIHLIPPDDRKSVTPLDKLVIDLGMPAKAVKKRVRVGDSITFGVGFERFGKGMAVSRAFDDKAGVWVAVRVLEELAKAGGAPGDFTSAITVQEEIGVRGGETSAYGVHPDVGLAFDVTHATDYPGIDKTKHGDIACGQGPVIARGPNINPIVFERLVAAAEAEGIPYQIEAEPGVTGTDARGIQIARGGKATGLVSVALRYMHTPTEVVALSDLEATVKLLVRFMLDLDENVSFVPGMSCFEADGSSDGEADGAANEEQGAESTE from the coding sequence ATGAAGAAGAAGGATGTGAAATTCCTCAAGCGCATGCTCGAGACGCCTTCGCCGACCGGTTCGGAAGAGGCCGTAGCGGCCATCGTACGCGAGCGCCTTTCCGACAGTGCCGACGAAATCGAGACGAACGTGCTCGGGTCGGTGCACGCCACGCTCAAAGGAACGGGCGCCGGTCCTTCGGTGATGCTCGCGGCGCACATGGACGAGATAGGCCTTATGGTCACCTACGTAAGCGACGAAGGGTATTTGAGCGTTTCCGCCATCGGCGGCGTCGATGCTGCAATCCTTCCGGGCATGCGCGTTGACGTGCATACCTTTGAGGGAGCGCTGCGCGGCGTGGTCGGGCGCAAGCCGATCCACCTCATCCCGCCCGACGATCGCAAGAGCGTCACGCCCCTCGACAAGCTCGTGATCGATCTCGGCATGCCGGCGAAGGCAGTCAAGAAGCGTGTGCGCGTGGGGGATTCCATCACATTCGGCGTCGGTTTCGAGCGTTTCGGCAAAGGTATGGCTGTATCGCGCGCGTTCGACGATAAGGCGGGCGTGTGGGTTGCGGTGCGCGTGCTCGAGGAGCTCGCGAAGGCAGGTGGTGCTCCAGGCGATTTCACGAGTGCCATCACCGTGCAGGAGGAGATCGGCGTGCGCGGGGGAGAAACCTCCGCCTACGGCGTCCATCCCGATGTCGGGCTGGCGTTCGATGTGACCCATGCAACCGATTACCCCGGCATCGATAAGACGAAGCACGGCGATATCGCCTGCGGGCAGGGCCCGGTGATCGCGCGCGGCCCCAACATCAACCCGATCGTGTTCGAGCGGCTGGTTGCCGCTGCCGAGGCCGAGGGCATCCCGTATCAGATCGAGGCGGAGCCCGGCGTAACGGGCACCGATGCGCGCGGGATCCAGATAGCGCGCGGCGGCAAGGCGACGGGACTCGTATCGGTTGCCCTGCGCTATATGCACACGCCGACCGAGGTCGTCGCGCTTTCCGACCTCGAAGCAACGGTCAAGCTTCTCGTGCGCTTCATGCTTGACCTTGACGAGAACGTTTCGTTTGTGCCGGGTATGTCGTGTTTCGAGGCGGATGGTTCGTCCGACGGCGAAGCTGACGGTGCCGCGAACGAAGAACAGGGAGCGGAAAGCACCGAATGA